A genomic stretch from Aerococcaceae bacterium zg-1292 includes:
- the pcp gene encoding pyroglutamyl-peptidase I, giving the protein MKILVTGFEPFGNEQMNPAIEAVKSLPETIDGAQVIKLEIPTVFHKSGEVLLAAIKEIQPDAIICVGQAGGRFAITPERVAINQDDASIKDNDGNQPIDQPIHPDGPPAYFSTLPIKAIVSAIQAAGIPAQVSNSAGTFVCNHLMYQARYYAERYLSDKAAVGFIHVPFMPNQVVTKPNVASMELSTIVKALTIALEVVVRQFGCEDLVVAGGATH; this is encoded by the coding sequence TTGAAAATATTAGTAACAGGATTTGAACCATTTGGTAATGAACAGATGAATCCAGCGATTGAAGCAGTAAAATCATTACCAGAAACGATTGATGGTGCCCAAGTGATTAAGCTAGAAATACCGACAGTCTTTCATAAAAGTGGTGAAGTATTGCTAGCAGCCATTAAAGAGATTCAGCCAGATGCGATTATTTGTGTCGGGCAGGCAGGGGGACGTTTTGCGATTACGCCAGAACGTGTGGCAATTAATCAAGATGATGCTAGTATCAAAGATAATGATGGCAATCAACCGATTGATCAGCCGATTCATCCTGATGGACCGCCTGCGTATTTTTCAACATTGCCTATTAAAGCGATTGTGTCGGCGATACAAGCGGCAGGGATACCGGCACAAGTGTCGAATTCAGCGGGAACATTTGTGTGCAATCACCTCATGTATCAAGCACGTTACTATGCCGAACGCTATTTGTCAGATAAGGCAGCAGTTGGCTTCATCCATGTACCGTTCATGCCTAATCAAGTTGTCACCAAGCCCAATGTTGCGTCGATGGAGCTCAGTACCATTGTTAAGGCGCTGACGATTGCGTTGGAGGTTGTGGTACGACAGTTTGGCTGTGAAGATTTGGTTGTTGCCGGTGGTGCTACGCATTAG
- a CDS encoding DUF1002 domain-containing protein: MKLRKNALLVCAMGSLVAAPVISVVINQPTANAVQTQLQPMMSLGASLNAQQAEQTKALLGANQVAVAKTLYIDGPTINRYLNDGSNASTGVFSSALIQPLPAGSGVQVQVVTPQNILLVKPTTYQNAAITSGAKDVLIKIATVTPVTGEGALTGVYALLEQAGVKVDKQAILVAEKEIKIVEEAKKSTEITENQINKLIAEVKTEVTNLVSSGNAVDGNEVVKKVLANNPSIKLPQSTFEVLKKLALDYARTEVAKHTDTVKQIEKSIDLSEKYPYAVDLKQFGDNINFVPKSGNGHPADINVSMTDSKLSYNRGESVAPFKMENIKTQTIDVLNADGTSRPVKVNTVLRVANFEKGGENLAGDIYVYVNLDNQLALATPDYTGGTAAYQEYIVGQLPAPAAPAETTEMDTQAAETTQAEETTEAATQAEETTEAATEAEETTEAMTAAPETTAEEKIDAPYAVDMNLVHDQAFFKLEGMNIPKEIEFYKGISTMIMNNYYGGKFEGNTKVKTIPTKEIRVFSADTKDVRTVSVNTMIEIEPKDGGVEKLTMYLFVNKDNKVSLATPNFAGNVTDDQKDVMLEYIQAD, from the coding sequence ATGAAATTGAGAAAAAATGCATTATTAGTATGTGCAATGGGTAGTTTGGTGGCGGCACCAGTAATATCTGTGGTCATTAACCAACCAACTGCTAATGCGGTACAAACGCAATTACAACCTATGATGTCCTTAGGAGCATCACTTAATGCGCAGCAAGCAGAACAGACAAAAGCGTTATTAGGTGCAAATCAAGTTGCTGTTGCAAAAACGTTGTATATTGATGGTCCGACAATTAATCGTTACTTAAATGATGGCTCTAATGCCAGTACAGGAGTCTTCTCCAGTGCACTGATTCAACCCTTACCAGCCGGTTCGGGTGTACAAGTACAAGTAGTGACCCCACAAAATATCTTATTAGTTAAGCCAACCACTTATCAAAACGCAGCGATAACATCTGGTGCAAAAGATGTTTTAATCAAAATTGCTACCGTGACACCAGTAACCGGTGAAGGTGCGTTAACTGGTGTTTATGCGTTACTCGAACAAGCAGGTGTAAAAGTCGATAAACAAGCCATTTTGGTCGCTGAAAAAGAGATCAAAATTGTAGAAGAAGCTAAGAAATCAACTGAAATTACTGAAAATCAAATCAATAAATTAATTGCTGAAGTGAAGACAGAAGTGACCAACTTAGTATCTAGCGGTAATGCGGTTGACGGAAATGAGGTAGTTAAAAAAGTTTTAGCCAATAATCCATCAATCAAATTACCACAATCTACCTTCGAAGTATTGAAAAAATTAGCATTAGATTATGCGAGAACGGAAGTTGCTAAACACACAGATACCGTTAAACAAATTGAAAAGAGTATCGACTTGAGTGAAAAATATCCATATGCCGTTGATTTGAAACAATTTGGTGATAATATCAACTTTGTACCAAAATCTGGCAATGGTCATCCAGCAGATATTAATGTGTCAATGACAGATAGCAAATTAAGTTATAATCGTGGTGAATCCGTAGCACCATTTAAAATGGAAAATATTAAGACTCAAACGATTGATGTGTTGAATGCGGATGGTACGAGTCGTCCGGTTAAAGTAAATACGGTGCTGCGTGTCGCAAACTTCGAAAAGGGTGGCGAAAACTTAGCGGGTGACATCTATGTGTATGTTAACCTAGATAATCAGTTAGCACTAGCAACGCCGGATTATACTGGTGGTACGGCTGCTTATCAAGAATATATCGTCGGTCAATTACCAGCTCCAGCAGCACCAGCAGAAACGACTGAAATGGATACACAAGCCGCTGAAACGACACAGGCAGAAGAAACAACCGAAGCAGCAACACAGGCTGAGGAAACAACGGAAGCGGCAACAGAGGCAGAAGAAACAACTGAAGCAATGACTGCAGCGCCTGAAACGACAGCTGAAGAAAAAATTGACGCACCGTATGCAGTCGATATGAATCTTGTACATGATCAAGCGTTCTTTAAACTCGAAGGAATGAATATTCCTAAGGAGATTGAGTTTTACAAAGGTATCTCTACCATGATTATGAATAATTATTATGGCGGCAAATTTGAAGGCAATACGAAGGTGAAAACAATCCCTACCAAAGAAATTCGTGTCTTTTCAGCGGATACCAAGGATGTACGTACAGTTTCTGTTAATACCATGATTGAAATAGAGCCAAAAGACGGTGGTGTGGAAAAATTAACGATGTACTTATTTGTTAACAAAGACAATAAAGTGTCATTAGCAACACCTAACTTTGCTGGTAATGTGACAGATGACCAAAAAGATGTCATGTTAGAATATATTCAAGCAGATTAG
- a CDS encoding glucose-6-phosphate isomerase, producing MSHIKFDHSKVSHYVNEHELTQLQTQVTAVDKMLREKSGAGSDFTDWVDWPQAYDKEEFTRIKAAAEKIKADSDVLVVIGIGGSYLGARAAIDFLNHSFYNLKAGQKGMPQILFAGNSISSTYLHDLLEVIGDRDFSINIISKSGTTTEPAIAFRVLKEKLVAKYGEAEAVTRIYATTDKARGALKQEADAAGYETFVIPDGIGGRFTVLTAVGLLPIAVSGADVDRLIKGAADAMAAYSSADLAENEAYQYAVIRNILHRKGKDIEILVNYEPGLQYFSEWWKQLFGESEGKDYKGIYPSSANFSTDLHSIGQTIQEGKRNIFETVIKVETPRHDVAIPKMAENLDGLQYLEGQTVDFVNTKAYQGTLLAHTDGQVPNLLVTIPAMDEYSLGHLIYFFEIAVAISGYLNGVNPFDQPGVEAYKKNMFALLGKEGFEDLAKELNERL from the coding sequence ATGTCACACATTAAATTTGATCATTCAAAAGTATCGCATTATGTTAATGAGCATGAGTTAACACAATTACAAACCCAAGTCACTGCAGTCGACAAAATGTTGCGCGAAAAATCAGGTGCCGGCAGCGACTTTACCGATTGGGTAGATTGGCCACAAGCATATGATAAAGAAGAGTTCACAAGAATTAAAGCAGCTGCAGAAAAAATTAAAGCAGACTCCGATGTATTGGTAGTTATCGGTATCGGTGGTTCGTATCTTGGTGCCCGTGCAGCGATTGATTTCTTGAATCATTCGTTCTATAACTTAAAGGCTGGTCAAAAAGGCATGCCGCAAATTTTATTTGCCGGTAACAGTATTTCTTCTACATATTTACATGACTTATTAGAAGTAATTGGCGACCGCGATTTCTCAATTAACATTATTTCTAAATCAGGGACAACGACAGAGCCGGCGATAGCCTTTCGTGTCTTAAAAGAAAAATTAGTAGCAAAATACGGTGAAGCAGAAGCAGTAACACGTATTTATGCAACAACAGATAAAGCCCGTGGTGCTTTAAAACAAGAAGCAGATGCGGCTGGATATGAAACTTTTGTTATTCCAGATGGTATTGGAGGACGCTTTACTGTATTAACAGCTGTTGGTTTATTGCCAATCGCAGTATCTGGCGCAGACGTGGACCGCTTAATAAAAGGGGCAGCAGATGCGATGGCTGCGTATAGTTCAGCTGATTTAGCAGAAAACGAAGCGTACCAATATGCAGTTATCCGTAATATCTTACATCGTAAAGGCAAAGATATTGAAATTCTCGTCAACTATGAACCAGGATTACAATATTTTAGCGAATGGTGGAAACAATTATTTGGTGAATCTGAAGGGAAAGATTACAAAGGTATTTACCCATCAAGTGCTAACTTCTCAACTGATTTACACTCAATCGGACAAACAATCCAAGAAGGCAAGCGTAATATCTTTGAAACAGTCATTAAAGTGGAAACGCCAAGACATGATGTTGCAATTCCGAAAATGGCAGAAAACTTAGATGGCTTACAATATTTAGAAGGTCAAACAGTAGACTTTGTTAATACAAAAGCATACCAAGGAACATTATTAGCTCATACTGACGGACAAGTACCGAACTTATTAGTAACGATTCCTGCGATGGACGAATATTCATTAGGACACTTAATTTACTTCTTTGAAATAGCCGTGGCAATTTCAGGCTACTTAAACGGTGTCAACCCATTCGACCAACCAGGTGTTGAAGCATATAAGAAAAATATGTTTGCCTTATTAGGTAAAGAAGGATTCGAAGACTTAGCCAAAGAATTAAACGAACGTCTATAA
- a CDS encoding S1 RNA-binding domain-containing protein, whose product MSEFKIGDVIEGEVTGVQNYGVFVGLSKEVQGLIHISECRHGYVTDFDHQFKVGQKVKVIIVDIDEYTGKISLSIRALNKLNIPPFPARPKKRRKRYTPSIGFATMEKKLPHWINEAIENIENDRYNQNNKKEG is encoded by the coding sequence ATGTCAGAATTTAAAATCGGCGATGTTATCGAAGGAGAAGTAACCGGCGTTCAAAATTATGGTGTGTTCGTTGGCTTATCCAAAGAGGTGCAAGGACTCATTCACATATCGGAGTGTCGACATGGGTATGTGACCGATTTTGATCATCAATTTAAAGTTGGTCAAAAAGTAAAAGTTATCATCGTAGATATCGATGAATATACTGGTAAGATTAGTTTATCGATACGTGCCTTAAACAAATTAAACATACCGCCATTTCCAGCAAGACCGAAAAAGCGACGCAAACGTTATACCCCGTCCATCGGCTTTGCTACCATGGAGAAAAAATTACCTCACTGGATAAATGAAGCCATCGAAAACATCGAAAATGATCGCTATAATCAAAACAACAAGAAAGAAGGATAA
- a CDS encoding peptidylprolyl isomerase encodes MFPQLNVEQLETNVIMHTNKGDIELVLFKDQAPKTVENFVELAKKGYYDGVIFHRVIKDFMIQGGDPTGTGMGGESIYGESFEDEFSRELFNLRGALSMANAGPNTNGSQFFIVTSSMVPTQMLGQMKQLGFPEDIITAYAENGGTPWLDQRHTVFGHVKAGFDNVLAIEQVETGAQDKPVEPVVITGITIK; translated from the coding sequence ATGTTCCCACAGCTAAATGTTGAACAATTAGAAACAAATGTCATTATGCATACGAATAAAGGTGACATTGAATTGGTGTTGTTTAAAGACCAAGCACCAAAAACTGTAGAAAATTTCGTGGAATTAGCCAAAAAAGGTTATTATGATGGCGTGATTTTCCACCGTGTGATTAAAGATTTTATGATTCAAGGAGGTGACCCAACCGGTACAGGTATGGGCGGCGAAAGTATTTACGGCGAGTCATTTGAAGATGAGTTTTCTCGCGAATTATTTAATCTTCGTGGCGCATTGTCAATGGCAAATGCAGGACCGAATACGAATGGCAGTCAATTTTTCATCGTCACAAGCAGCATGGTACCAACACAAATGTTAGGACAAATGAAACAATTAGGTTTCCCAGAAGATATTATTACAGCCTATGCTGAAAATGGCGGAACTCCGTGGTTGGACCAACGCCATACAGTGTTTGGACACGTAAAAGCAGGATTTGACAATGTATTAGCGATTGAACAAGTAGAAACAGGTGCACAAGACAAACCCGTAGAACCTGTTGTCATCACAGGCATTACCATTAAGTAA
- a CDS encoding divergent PAP2 family protein — MNFPLITAMAAIIFTQLIKYPIAKLFNKSRANIDIVTSTGGMPSSHSAATSSLITALILQYGIHSPYVAIATVFGVIVMFDSMGVRRQSGEQGLILDQLAKAHLKHEATDSIGDYHQNEYQKMIIKKYLGHKPSEVIGGVITGIILAIILYRLFGLALELQ; from the coding sequence ATGAACTTTCCACTGATAACCGCGATGGCTGCGATTATTTTTACGCAACTCATCAAATATCCGATTGCTAAATTATTTAATAAATCGAGAGCCAATATTGATATCGTCACCTCTACCGGTGGCATGCCAAGTTCTCACTCTGCTGCAACGAGTTCGTTGATTACAGCACTCATCTTACAATACGGGATTCACTCCCCTTACGTTGCCATCGCAACGGTCTTTGGCGTCATTGTCATGTTTGACTCAATGGGTGTGAGACGTCAAAGTGGTGAACAAGGTCTTATTTTAGATCAATTAGCTAAGGCGCACTTAAAACACGAAGCGACCGATTCAATTGGCGACTATCATCAAAACGAATATCAGAAGATGATTATCAAAAAATATTTAGGCCACAAACCTAGCGAAGTCATTGGCGGCGTGATTACAGGTATTATTTTAGCAATTATTTTATACCGTCTCTTCGGCTTAGCACTTGAATTACAATAA